The region TCAAAGTTTTCATTTGTTTCctgtgaaaaaaaaacaaacatttgCATAAAAAAGGCATCCCAATGGGTTTGCCATCACAGAATGCTTGGATGGCAGTGAAATTAAAACCATAACACGACCTACAAGAACAGATACAATCATTTAACCAAACAGAGAAGTTGAAGGATAAAACAGATGATCAGATAAGCTCTTAAACATGTGCATTTATGTACACATTCACATGTAAGAAAAGAAAGGAATAGCTAAGTAGCTAActcaaacaaaattaaaatcagTTTGTATACATAATTTTGAATGATATAATCACTTAATTGTCTTATAATTTTCACCTAATCTAGCAGATTCAATATTTTTCTCAGATTAGCAAGTAGCAAAAATGTTCCTTTTAGTCCAGTCCTAAAGAGCCTGAGGAGCAGGTAAGAGGTTAAACGCCTATTTGTCGAAtacagaaaaattgaaaaatgttaAGTTTCGATGCACCTTTAATAGAAGTAGCTATTTGCTACTTTTCAGTTTTGTTGCTCAAAACGTAGAAAGAGAACATTATACAAACAGGTTCTAAGCATTTTCCAGATGAGATGATGCAATTCCAACCTAATGTGTATTCAGTGAGATTCAAGTAGATCTAGGGATATTATTGAATCTTAATATTGAAACAAGAGAATAACCCACTTAGGTCCTGTTTCTACAAAAGGCATGCAACCAAGCATAAGATATATTGATAACATTCACACAACTCAACAAATGAAATACAATAGGACACACTGAAGACTGAAGTTTAACTATTAGAGCTTGTTCTATGTTTTAAAGCATACATCAATTCAGGTAAGAATTGAAGTTGATTTCTCATATATAGCTAAGCAAGTAAATTAAAATCTGTGCATAGCATATCCTTAAACTGATGCTTTCCTCCACTTTAACCACCCAGCTCGAATTCTATGTGTAACACCTTTGTCAATTTCCCCATTATCTTTTATAACCGATCCAAGGTACTTAAACGGCAAAACTTGTGGTACGATGCCGTTTCCAATTTTTACTTCCAACATCATTCTTACTTACATAGAAAAGGCATGCAGCAAAGGATAGATATATTGGTAACATTCACAAAACTAAAccaatttctttgattttgGACCCATTTCATATCGACCAACTTTCAAATTAAAGGATGCATTTTTCCTCACTTATTCTACTAATCTCAATGAATGATAACACAGAAACTTCAATCAAAGCGTTGAATAACAGGGGTTCTTAACTTCCCCTTTCTGCaactgaaaaattgaaaaaacgattgattgattgattgattgaataCCTTGGCGACTTTGATCTCATCGTCAAGCTCGTGAAGGCGATTATTCATCCTTCCGAACTTGTTGATGTTCTGCTGATCCTCCCATGTGACTTCGGTTTCAGATCCTCCACCCTATTCGGATCAGAAACAAATGAGGATTACAAATCAAACATTGCGAATCAAGAATGAAATCTAGGGTTTCGAGCTTGTTACCTGGTGCTGCATGCTGTTGATTGAAATTCAATTTAGGGTTTTTCGTTCGCAGCAGCGATACCAGTAGCAGTATCAGGTTGACGATGACCACCGTTGCTTGTAACCAAACACCTGAGAAGTAAATATATTTGGATTAATtgtaattttagtccctctagTTCTAATAAGATCCtctacttttaaaattaaacaaatgATCTAAATAttaagttgttttgagcttattttcattgTACCGAGTAGTTTTATGTCTCTCATTGTGTTTGCACAGGGTCAGTCTTGCAAAGCTACCCAATATTATTATACTTACTCTGGGCAAAGACAAtgagagacaaaaaaaaaaactgagaaaataaaagaagttttgtttcattttttaattgagtttttttaatttgaaaaattgataatgaaatacTTAAGAAATTCATATTGTCTATGACTACTTAATTGTTGTGTGATGAAGAAATGCATGATATAAAATGTATCCCAATTTTCATGACTATATAcaatatttaaattttcatgACTATCTAAAACATTTAAACTTTCATCACTATCTAGAacatttaaattttgacattaGGAATGTAAATGTGTAACGTATTAAAGTACTTATACGCGCGTTGGTAGCAGCTTAAATGTATGTCCCATTACCCTAAGAGTTCATATGCCTTTTACCTGCAATTTAgctaattaaaatataattttcattgtttgcaattttcaatagaaaaagtatataattattattacaaaataaaaatgttaattaaaaatgaaaaagatcatcaaaatatatatcAAGAAAAATCATTCAACTATGTATAATTTTACTCCTTATAGTAAAGATAAAGGTaggattttttttaagataaaagTCAGTTTAATATAGTTAGGTCCGattaaattaagtttttttgtTTCCAACGATTGAATataagttttaaaaaaataatattgtttTTATATATACTTTCTGAATAGAATAAAGTgaaattacttttaaaataactGAAATAAAcctaagatatatatatatataatataatataaatatggTGTATTGTATCAATATGTAGAGATGTGAATTTGGCTAGCAACCTGGGAGGTAACCTAGTTGAACTCGACTTGTCAGCGTGTTGAGTTGGTGAAAATCGAGTTTGCACAAATCTCAAGTTAGACGGCCTTGGCTCATAGAGCCTGTTGGTCAAATAGATTCGCAATAAGTTGAGTCGGGCTGGCCCGCAAGTCAAACTTTTATgcattatttaaatttattatattagTTTATTTTGAcctttcaatttattttttccaaTTCCTAATTTGTAATGGGTTTCTAGCTCGCCAAAAAAATTGAGTAGGGCTTGATACCAACTTTCATGGTAACATGTGGTGAGCTAGACCGAATGAGAAATGTTGGCCCATTTTTATAGTCTTATCAATATGGGTAATGTTGTCAAATAACATccaaatcatttttttataacCCAAAACTATGTATCAAGTTACTTTTCAAAACTCAATTTTTATAGTTGAAATTGTATTTAACTATAAAATGacacaagttaaaaaaaataacaatgacACGATGAATATTAACCCGCTTATTTTTAACAGAAAATAGGGCTAAACAAACAAACACTTCATACTTAGGCTTAGTTACAATTTTAGCCTCTCCAATATTGCTAATGTGTGATTTTGATCCCTATAATTATTTTAGCAAATTCAGTCCCATAATTTTTAAGATTGTTACACTTAAGCCTTCAATcacttttattataattaaaactcttaaattcaaattttctaAGTGAAATTTCCAATTTGATTAAATCTTCATAAACCTTCTTCCATTCAAAACACATCAACCCAAATAAGAAACTTCTTCTAAATTTAAAAGTACCTCACAATTCCTTCTCTTTAAACCCTAATCTCATCCAATAAGATCCttcaaattttaatattttttcaccATGCTTTTTAacagattaatattaatattatattcatATATATCTCATCAATCCCAAAATATttgaatagaaaataaagatttattgacttttatatattaaaaatgatAAAAGGACCAAATTTCTTTTGCTTTCAGAAAAAGGGACcaaatttgttatttttaattttggtaTTTAATTAGCTTGAAAAAACACTATaggaaccaaaaaaaaaaaacactatagGAACCAAAAGTCCAAAATCACTCAAATTCCAAACTAGAGAGGTTAAAAGCACAATCAAGCCTAATTTCGAACATGACAATGTGAAGTGTGATGTAACTAAGGGAAGTGGTGTCCAGATATCTACCTAGAATGGAAAGTTCAAATTGAAGTTATAAAAAAATGCAATTAGCAAGTTTAACAGTGTCCCAAAAAATTAATCTCTCGCTGTTTTGCATAGCTTCTCTTTCATTCATTTGTTATGATTTAATACCACTCTCATTAGTTCAACAGAAAAAATACAAAATGTTTCATGATACTAAGAATAACAGCAGATAAAGTACATGCAACAAATTTGGTCTCGGTACACGTTTTCAGGTCATGAGCAAAACAAAAGCACATAGATTCTTCACAtggtaaaaattaaatatacaaATCCTCAAGCAGGAATATAAGAATGCtattagaagaagaaaaaaaagttgaatcCCTATGTAAAGAGTTGAGGCAAAATGTATAAACAGAACAAGGAACTAGGCCTTTCGACAATAAGATAAAACCATTACAAAATCCTTGGCTGAGGACCCCACAGATGCTGGCATTCTCTTTGAGGTTGAAGCTGTCCGGAACCAGAGATCTACCACGTTATGCAGTTGCAGAGAAGGGAGCACTGGCTGACCCTGGCACATTATTTCCACCTGTTCAAATTACAAAACGGTACCAATCTTTAAATCCAATAATGCAGCAGGCAGGCAAGTTCTTTTTTTGGTGTATTTCATTTGGAAAGAAAATTTATTGTAATCATAATGTTTGCCAAAACAAAAAGTTCAGATCACAACCCTGGAAATCATATAAGGCAATTGAAGTTTACATAGCACATTGGACTGCCAATAGTATCTGAGACTTTCAGCAAACAAGGATTGTATCTAGAAAACAATATTTCAGACTAAGACAATGTTCGGATATCCGTTGCCACCGGTGCAAACAAACCTTAACACACTTCAAAACAAAAAGTGAACCAAACTCTTTTAATTGATTGAGATGAAAGCCTGCTTACATTCCACTCAACTGGTATCCTAACACACTAATATATGGCAAAACCCACCTAGTAAAACCTGGATCCAAGGTGTAAAGACTTCAATCATGTTTTCAAATGCTAGTTCAGTTTCTAGTGCCTATTGCCTACAGGGTTGACTTGGAGTTACAACTTCAAGATAAtaattttgtttccttcatttttattttctttacatCGCAgcagttcaaaaaaaaaaaaattctttacaTCGCAAATCATGTGGGCGCGCATATGGTAGAGGTTGAAGGCACTGTTGGTGTTCTCATTAACTATGAATTTGCATCACTTGCTGTTTTCTATTGAGTAAAAAATACAAGTTTAATAGAATTCTCACAGGTCCTAAATTAACGCTTTTATATTTGAACTAACTTCTTATGATAGCTTCAGACAATGTTCAAAAGGTTTGCACTATTCTTGGTCTCCTGGGGCAATCTTTCGCACACAACAATAAAGAAGACATACACTATACATCAAATAATTAAGGAACACACACTCTTTCTATAATTACAACCTTCTACCAAAATAAGTTAGTAAGAGtaagaaagaaaatagaaagcCAGAGAGAGAAACATTCTTAATTCTTAGAAGGTAGAGTGATATATGATGAGCTTACCTCTGTTTCACTGGCAAGATTGAGTTTCTTCACAAGGTATTTTTGTATAAATGAGACAGGCACGGTACCATCTCTGTGATGAGGTCAGAAACACAATTAAGACTTATGTCCTTATCATCAAAAGGGAGTGTATTTGAAAACtagtaaagaagaaagaaagagggcAAGCAATAAGAGAACATAAGAGGCAGGAAAATCAACACACTTCAAAGTTCTGCTTTGCTAAAACTGTAACTCAGACAATTAACATCAATCTTTGCATTTTCTATCTTGGATAATACAGAAAATTAAATCAACTAATGATTTAGTCCATGATCATCAATCTGTTGTTTTCTGCATATATGACTGTTCTAAGAAAATTTGACCAAATCAAGTTACAAAGAACAGAAGATTAATTTGCAAAATGTGATCTGAGTGACATAATACTTTCTTAGAATGCAGCATGGAAGTGTTTTCCTGAACATTTATCAATCTTATCTTTAAATGCATAAGCGTATAACATTTTTTACCCTCTCGGGTTGCAATTTACCACCAATTTAGTTAACAAAAACACTTTTTCATTTTGCATCTTAATCACAGTTAGTCTATTTTTGGCACGACAAAAGGAGAAAAAACTATATTCTGTTCAATTCACAGGCCAAAGTTGTACTCACTCAAGCGATAATGAAGCAAgactttcaaaattaaaaataaatcagATGAACAGAGAGGGACTGAGAGTTAGAGGAATTACCTTATTCTTAAGTAACAAGATGAGATCTGTGGCAAGGAGGCATCTCCTTTcctgaataaaaaaattaactccTTTAAGGTCCCTGGAAGATTAACATTTCATAATTAATATGACTTACATATATAAGAACTAActtactgatcctctgaagcaACTAATGAAAACCAAATAGGACTGTTTTTTCTGTTACACTTTCCCCAAGTTGCACTTAGCATGCCTGGGGCTGAGGCAGACATATCAGATGCTGCAGCTCTTTTCTGACCAGCAGGACGCAACCTTTTTCGCTTTGCTGGTCCTGAAGGCACACATTTCGCATCCTTGTCAACGCCGAATAATTTTTTATGTCCGGTATCCTTAATTTTGCATTTAGGAATGTTTAATTCATTCTGAGCAAAAGCAGGTAGGCCTGTTTTGGTTGTAGTTTCAGGTTGATCTAGTCCTCCATGAGAAGTAGTTGGACACTCTAATTCGGCAACAGGCGTAGCTTGTGAATTGGCCTTGAAGGACTTCGTTCTGTTTGCAGCTTCAACAAGACAGTTCAATGGTGTCCAGAGATCAACCTTCCCTTCTGCAAGTTCCACACTGTTCTCCATGTCTTCATTGGGCTTATGCTTCTTAAATTGCCCAGCCTTGGAAGAATCCTAACATTATAATGAATTGATTATACATGACCGTTATCACATGGACTCAAGTCTTAATTAATGCTACATATAAACAAGCAAAACTCCAACCTCTTAAGTCATAACCAAAATCTTAACTTCCTCATATTTGATAAATCAGGTAAGATTGAGCTCACCTTATTATCTTCATTAtttgtttcttccttctttACGGGGTCTTCAAGAATAAAACTACATCCACGTAATGAGGCAGCTTTTCTGTTACTGGTTTTTGTCCGCTTTCCTGTGAAGCCAGTTTGCATTGAAACTTTGGGAGCAATAACCGCCAATGACGAAAGTgatctttctttcctttttgcAGGCAAGGGTATTGGAGACAAAACTTCTGGGGCCTTGGTCTTTCTTCTCTTGAGAGGAAATAATTTTGTTCTTATGTCTTGCAAATTGTGGTCTGCCCTGCATATCATTAATAGGAACCCATGATTGAGATTTGCAAGAAACTAGTTTTTAAAATTCATAAAACAATGTGCATGCAAATCTTTAATAATAACTTATTGAAATTTAACATGCTTAAAAATGAGGAAGACACCACTCTGATTGGGGTTTTTATGCCTAAAAATCCATTGTATAAAAACATCAATCTTTCCCAAAAATCACAAGCTGCAGATGAAATCTTATGAAAAGTACATATAAGGTAATCCTCAGACTATAGATTTAGGCAGAAAGATGTCTTGTAAAATATGACAATGATACTATTTTTATTGAACAAAATTCTGTGTCTGAATAGATATGCAGTTCAACAGATAAACAATATTCTGTTACAAAAATGAAGATAGATATGGCAAATGACACTTTTTGATGAACATTTCTGAAAGTagggaaaggaaaaggaaggagCTTAGTTTGGTAATTCAGCAATACATTGTGAGAGAGATTCAATGCCATAAATTGCTAAGGCAAAGTTGGAATTGTACTAAAAGCAAGGTATGGGTTGATTTTGATCATAAGCACTGATTATAAATGTTTAACTGCATGCTCTCTTGTACATAACAAACAAGAGATACTAAGGGAAATGAAGGAAGGAGAAGCAGAATAAATGAACAAACAGATAATAAGCTCTTCACAGCATGAAATTGAAACCGCATGTTTGTTTAATTCAGTTCAAAGAAAGCATAAATCACCCAAACTGCAATAATAAATTGGTAATCAAATACTATAACCAACCTGAGTTTTTCCACTGGAACACATCCTAGATCAATATTGCACACTGGACAGCAATCAGACTCCTCATCTGAGAGCTTCTCATAAATGCATTTCCTGCAAACTGTAACAGGGTTCATTGCTCAATGCATCATTCATACAGAAGAACCTTGTACACATGCAAACAAGGTGCATGTGTGCAATTCAGGAATGTCATAAATATCACACACTGCTCAAATTGTAAAATAAGCATATAATGAAATTACACTACATTAAAAGTGAAGATGACCATAAAAATAATGTCACCTAGCTAGCTAGACTCCAAATCACTTAACAGAAGAAAAAGCTGCACTGAGCATGATCCATCCCATTCCTTACCCATCAAATAGTAGAAACCCAAACAATCAATGAAGCACATAAAAGGAAAAGATGTAATAACTATCATGGCAGTGTTATTGTTCATCACTTCATTGAAACATCTGTTTAAACTTGAACGTTCTCTTCACGCAAAACCCAGAAAGTCACAAAACCATTACACAATAATTAAGACCAGGAAGGAAACTAGATCACCCAAATCATCAATCACACAGTGTTAGAGAAAGAATCAACGAAACTACATTGAACAAAAAACCCAGATCATGAAAACCCAGCTAATTGCATAAAAATTACAAGAGCCCAGAAGGGTTAACAAATAACACATTGCATAGGAAGATAAGCTACAACTACATCAAAATCTAAGAGAAAAAAGAATGCAGAAAGCAAAAACAATTaatcagaatcaaaatcaaattgaaAGAGAACATGGGCACGTGAGAAAGCAATTGAAAGTGAAAAGCAGAGACGAACAGGTATGAAGGCAGAGAGAGATGGTGGTAGCATCCTTGAAGAGTTTACGGCAAAGAGGGCATGTCATGCATGGTCGTAGCTTATCGCTCTTCACTTTCACTGTCGCCACCATGTCGAACTTGCATTCAAATCCAGCGCACACAAACACAGAGAGAAACTGATACAGAATATATAGCAAAACACGAGCACGAGCAAGAATGAATGGACGTGGATCTATTGAGTGGCGGGTTTTGGGGGTGAAATCGCGAGATGGGTTTGGAATTTGGGAATGAAAATCACGTGAAGATGAAGGTGAAACTGTTGAGTGTTGTTGTTGGGTGTTGGTTGTGTAATTGGACCAAagcaaagaaagagagagagcatgaagagaaaagagaagaagcaatacacacacAAACCACAGTACTAACAAAACCAAGGTTTGTTGTTGGTTTCGTGTGTGGATATTGACAATTTGACTTCAactatgtatgtatgtatgtatgttcCCTTGTTTCTGTCTTTCTTACAAGTATTTAATACTACTATTCATTTCATACTTCACCATTTTATTCTTCAAATTCTAGTTCTTGTTTGTTACTACTGCTTTTTCACTTCAAGGAATTATTAGACTACTAGGATGTGGAAAAATATAGGTCTAGTTTAGTTCTGACAGTTTGTGTGACTTTCCTTGGACTAGTTCCTTGTAATCCGGAAACATCTGAGAATTCATGTTATGTGTAAAAGAACACTTGTTTCAGCTGGATGTtaacttgttttgattcattatcaATTTTAGTTACTTTATTATGATTGAATCATATGTTGTTCTTATGAAATTGGACGTAACTATACTAGCTATCATGGAGAATTATATGGCTAATATCGTATACATTTGTCTCATTTCATGAATGTGGCTCTTAATGTTGTTACCAAGGTGCTATGCTATTTACTAGTGTGTTTAAAAGTGCATAAAACCGAATTAAACCCCTCAAATGAAAcgcaaaaaaatgaaaactaaaaaaaccATGGATTTGTTCGGTTTTTGTTCTCAAGTTTAGAACTAAATCAATCCAAATCAAACTGAATGTAGttcattaatttaaattattatatagaCAATTACATCTTTACCCATACTTATCAGATTGTTTTCCACTACAACCCACTTCTTTAATCCTAATCTTATAAGTTAGGAGTGTTATGCTGGTTGTTGCAACTTTGCCTTTCCTCTCTAAAGTTCCCATGCTTGAACAAAACCCTTTATGATTTTCAAGCAACAACGTGAAGCCCTTGCAACCTAGCTCAGTACCAATTGACGAAGCCCTTTTTTCAGGTAACCCTACAAGATCGCTACTCTCTATATATGGTCGATTGAGTAGCATCTTCTGCCTTATCTCTGCCCGGTGTGCTATCATTCTATATCACTTGTCCTCCTTCTCTTTTCTGGTGAGATCACTATCTCACTATCTCGATCTGGTCTCTGTCTTAATGCCCGATGAGGTTGTCCTCTCACTCTCTCGATCCGGTATATGTCTCTCCATTCAGTATCTCTCGTACGACATCGCTCACACATCATCTCTCTTGCATGACATTGTTCACAATAAATGTTCTGATACTTTGTTTGTCAGTGGTAGAGCTTGAGGTGaatatttcttttataaaaaaaatatgatagaaCAGATAGAAAACAAATTCAGACTATTAGGCAGAACATCAATGACATTATAGGGAGATCAGCATAAGCTCACTCATAGGTAATAACATGGACGGACCCATGTTGGGGCTAGGTGTGGCTTTAGCCacaccagttttttttttctttttttttaaaaaaaaaattatatgctcTCACAATTGTGTGTTGTTTTCATTTTATTCTCTTCTTGAATGTATTTGATATTGCGTCTGTTGTTCATATCTATCATGAAATTAATGTTCACTCAAATTATTGTGCTCATCATGTCATCCAATACAATACATATATAAAGAAGAATATACTCAaacatataaattataataaacggAAAAACCTTCACTCAGCACTTTGCAAGCCACTCAAAAAATTCATTAGAAGAAATTTTCCTGTAACCTGCTATGTGCTGTTGTGGATTTCTCATGCACCTCCTATTTTTCGGCCTCCACTATTAGTGTAGTATAGATTGTTGTCTTCCTATTGTATTTTCTCTGTTTTATTGTTCTTGTTTCTTTACTGttgttttcactttgtttcttttgttatatttCGTTGTAAGCCTAGTCCTTCTTGAACTGTAAACTCTTCTATTTCCAtgagaaactttctctcatggttttatctataatatttctcttgttcaaaaaaaaaattcaatatatttAGCCTATAATTTCTTTATGTTTAGCCACATTGATATATTAggtctggatccgcccctgGGTAATAACGTCAGGAATCTCTCTGTAGAAGATTGTCCACCAACTAGTTACTAAACTCATGGAGATTCGAACTAACCGTGTGGGGAAATGCTGCCCAAGCAATTAAATTAACATTTGCATGTAAAACTTCTTATTGAAACATATAAATTGCTGCTCAAAGCAACGGTACAATACATATGAGGAAAGTAGGAAACTAGTACTATGTGGCCTGTGCGGTCTTTCTATATCTATGTCGTCGCGGCTTGATTTAATTTTCATTACTTTGAAtgattaaatttattttgtGCCTTAATGAACTTTTTCTTTGATAAATAAACAAATGACAGTGCTTCTTACACTTGATCTAAACACAATTCTGCTATTATTCTTGCTTTTCCTAGTTGTTAATTAGGTAGCAAGCCCATAAACATGTTATTATGTTATAAGCACAATTATTACAAATTGAAGACAAGTCCATTAATCACCGCAGTCCACAAAGTCATAGTTGACGATAAGATGGCCTTCGAAATTCCCATTTCCATCTGAGTCCAGCCTTTGGAACACACTAATGTCTAAGTCTAGTCCCCCATTGCTGCATTGATCAATGATCCTAACTATTTCCTGATCTCCCGTTCGAGTGTTTGTTACCTGCACAAAACCCCATCAACCATAAACGAACTATATTGCTTTCATAAAATACCttaagaaataaaagaagaaaaatatgtcTTCATGTGATAGGAAAAAACTCTGGGCTAGGCTATTAAAAAAGCTTGTTTGGCATGATAGGCCGACTTGTttacataatatgatttttattgataatataaataaattaaaatgcaaTGATACCTAGAAAGTCTTATTAGGTTAAATAGACTTTTAAACAGATTAGTAGCTAAGTCAGACTACGTCGTCTAAAGGATACGCCCAGACTTTAAAATTTATCCTAGCTAT is a window of Lotus japonicus ecotype B-129 chromosome 5, LjGifu_v1.2 DNA encoding:
- the LOC130720407 gene encoding E3 ubiquitin protein ligase DRIP2-like — protein: MVATVKVKSDKLRPCMTCPLCRKLFKDATTISLCLHTFCRKCIYEKLSDEESDCCPVCNIDLGCVPVEKLRADHNLQDIRTKLFPLKRRKTKAPEVLSPIPLPAKRKERSLSSLAVIAPKVSMQTGFTGKRTKTSNRKAASLRGCSFILEDPVKKEETNNEDNKDSSKAGQFKKHKPNEDMENSVELAEGKVDLWTPLNCLVEAANRTKSFKANSQATPVAELECPTTSHGGLDQPETTTKTGLPAFAQNELNIPKCKIKDTGHKKLFGVDKDAKCVPSGPAKRKRLRPAGQKRAAASDMSASAPGMLSATWGKCNRKNSPIWFSLVASEDQKGDASLPQISSCYLRIRDGTVPVSFIQKYLVKKLNLASETEVEIMCQGQPVLPSLQLHNVVDLWFRTASTSKRMPASVGSSAKDFVMVLSYCRKA